Genomic segment of Nocardiopsis mwathae:
GCCCGTCGAAGGTCCGTCCCGAGCAACTCGACGCCCTCGCCTCCTCCGGCGCGACCTACTTCGGTACCTCCCACCGGCAGAAGCCGGTGAAGTCCCTCGTCGGGCGTGCCCGCTCCGGGCTCGCGGACCTGTTCTCGCTGCCCGAGGGCTACGAGGTGGTCCTCGGCAACGGCGGCACCACCGCGTTCTGGGACATCGCCGCCCACGGCCTGGTCCGGGAGAAGTCCCAGCACCTGTCGTTCGGCGAGTTCTCCTCGAAGTTCGCCAAGGTCACCAAGGGTGCGCCGTGGCTGGCCGAGCCGACCGTCATCACCTCCGACCCGGGCACCCACGGCGAACCGCGCGCCGAGGACGGGGTGGACGCCTACGCGCTCACCCACAACGAGACCTCCACCGGCGTGGCCGCGCCCATCCGCCGCCCGTCGGGCGCCGCCGACGACGCGCTCGTGCTGGTCGACGCCACCAGCGGCGCCGGCGGCCTGCCGGTCGACATCGCCGAGACCGACGTCTACTACTTCGCGCCGCAGAAGTGCTTCGCCGCCGACGGCGGACTGTGGATCGCCGTCATGTCGCCCAAGGCGCTGGCGCGGGTCACCGAGATCGCCGACGGCGGCCGCTACGTCCCGGAGTTCTTCTCCCTGCCGACGGCGATCGACAACTCCCGCAAGGACCAGACCTACAACACCCCGGCCGTCGGCACGCTGCTGCTGCTCGTCGAGCAGCTCGACTGGCTGAACGGGCAGGGCGGGCTGGACTGGGCCGTGCGCCGCACCGCCGAGTCGGCGCAGATCCTCTACGCGTGGGCGGAGAAGTCGTCGTTCGCCACCCCGTTCGTGGCCGACCCGACGCAGCGCTCGCAGGTCGTGGGCACGATCGACTTCAGCGACGACGTGGACGCCGCCGAGGTCGCGGCGACGCTGCGCGCCAACAGCGTCGTCGACACCGAGCCGTACCGCAAGCTCGGCCGCAACCAGCTGCGCATCGGGATGTTCCCGGCCATCGAGCCGTCCGACGTGCAGGCGCTGACGGAGTGCGTCGACCACGTCGTCGGCAGGCTCGGCGGCAAGTTGGCCTGACCGCCGCGGACGGGATAGACATGATGACCGGCCCGGCGACGTCCGGGGCGGTCATCGTCATGTCGGGGTAGATCGGGCCCGCGGGTCCCCAGGGGATGGAATCGGCTGTGCGCAGGAACAAGCAGGAACCCAGCATCAAGATCATTTCGCACCGCGGCGCGTCGGGCCACCGCCCCGAGCACACCCTGGGCTCCTATGAGCTGGGGGCGCGCGTCGGCGGCGACTTCATCGAGATCGACCTGGTCGCCACCAAGGACCACCGCCTGGTCGCGCGGCACGAGCCGGAGATCGGCGGGACCACCGACGTGGCCGACCACCCGGAGTTCGCCGACCGGCGCACGACCAAGGTCATCGACGGCGAGGAGCACACCGGCTGGTTCACCGAGGACTTCACTCTGGATGAGCTCAAGACGCTGCGCGCCACCGAGCGCATCCCCGCCATCCGCCCGGACAACACCGCGCACGACGGCGAGTATGAGATCCCCACCCTGGAGGAGATCATCGGTCTCGCCGAGCGGCTGACCGCCGAGCTCGGCCGCCCGATCGGCATCTACCCGGAGACCAAGCACCCCGAGTACCACGTCTCGGTCGGCCTGGACCTGGAGCCGCCGCTCATCGAGGTCCTGCGCGCCCACGGCCTGGCCGGGCCGAAGCCGGCGGTCCCGGTCTTCCTCCAGTCGTTCGAGGCGGAGAGCCTGAAGAAGCTGGCCGAGACCGAGCTGCCGCTGGTCTTCCTGACCGGCACCGAGGAGCACTGGCAGCGCCACCTCACCCCGGAGGGCCTGGCCGAGGTCGCGACCTTCGCCCACGCCATCGGCCCGAACAAGGACTCCATCATCGGCCGCGACGCCGACGGCAACCTGACCGAGCCCACCACCCTGGTCGACGACGCCCACGCCGCCGGGCTGCTGGTCCACCCCTACACGTTCCGCAGCGAGAACCACTTCCTCCCCGCCGACCTCCGCTCCGGCGACGACCCCACCTCCTACGGCGGCTTCGCGGCCGAGTACGAGCTCTTCTTCGACGCGGGCGTCGACGGCGTCTTCAGCGACCACTCCCGCCACGCCTTCCTCGCCCGCGAGATCTACATGCAGGAGGGGTGACCCGGTTTCGGGACCGGGCGGCGGCCCCGGTCCCGTAGGGGATTTATCCCAAGATCCGTCCGAGGCTCGAACTGCTGACCCGTGCGTTCGCCCAAGCTTGCTTCTATTCTGTGGAAACGACGGGCGAACCGGAGCGGCGTTCATTACGCTTCCGGCTCGGAGGTGAGTGGCGAAATGAGTCTTGCTATGGCGGAAGCCACCCCATACGAGGGGTTCTCGAAGGCCGACCGAATGCTGCGCACCTGGCAAGAGCTGGATGTGCCCGACGGCTGGCGGGCCGAGATCGTCGATGGGAAGATCACCATAATGGCTCCGCCGTCCAAACCTCATAACTTCATCGCGCATCTTCTCCACAGGGCCCTCACGAAGGCAGCGCCTGACGACCTGGGTGTGTTTCAGACTCTCGGTGTGGGGATTCCCGTCCTGGGCGAGGTGTACATTCCGGACCTCGTCGTGATCCCTGAAGACGCCGTCGAGGGAGATCCTTCCAATCCGCACCCTGCGGAGGACGCTCTGCTCGTCGTCGAGATCGTGTCGAAGAGCAGTGCCGACGCCGACCGCAAGAAGAAGCTGTGGGGCTACGCCCACGCGCCTGTGCCGCTCTACCTGCTCATCGACCGCTGGGCAGAAGAAGGACCGGCCGCTTTCCTCTACGAAGACCCCAAGAACGGCGCGTATCTGAAGCGCACCACAGTGAGGTTCGGTGATCCCTTGTACCTCCCGGAACCATTCGACCTGGAGATCGACACCAAGCGGTTCCCCCGGCCCGAGTAGACCGGATCGGCCTCGTCACGTCCTCCGGACCAGGACGATGATGCCCACGATCAGCAGGGCGGCCACCGCGACTCCCGCGCCGATGAGGATTCCCGCGGTGCCTCCGGAGTCGGCTTCGGCGGGCGAGTCGGGGGACGGGGTGTCGGCCCGCTCGGGGTCGGCGGGTGATGGGGACGGGGAGACTGCGTCGGCCAGGGGGACGTACCAGACCGGGCTGTTGTCGCCTTCCGAACCCGCGAGCAGGCCGCTGCCGTCGGGCAGGTAGGTCAGCGACTCCCCCTGCTCCATCTTCGGGAGGGTGATCCGCTCGATGCTGCGGCCGGGGACGCCGTCGGTGGCGTCGTAGAGGGTCGCGCCCCAGTAGGTGCGGATGGCGTACTGGGATCCGTCGGGGGCGAAGGCCGCGTCGGTGGCGTACAGCGGGGCGGAGTCGATGCGGGTGAGGGTGTTGGCGCCGTCCGGGTCGAGGGTCTCCGGGGCCGCGTAGACGCCTCCGGCGATCTCCTTGCTGACGACGTAGAGGCGGTTGTCGCGCGGGTCGATCATCAGGCCCTCGGCGTCGCGCCCGCCATCCTCGTAGGTGAAGGTGAAGGTGGTCGCCTCGACGGTCTGGTCGGTCAGCCGCTCCGGCTCGGGGATCCGGTAGACGCGGATGTTCGGCCAGGCGCCCTGGAAGTTGTCACCGATGTCACCGACGTAGATGGCCGGTTCGCCGTCGTCGCCCACCCCGAGAGAGATGGCCTCCCAGTCGCGCGCCTCGACTCCGGCTCCGGTCAGGGTGACGGTGGCGACCGTGGCGCCGTTCTCGTCGACCGCGTAGATCTCGGCCGGGTAGTCCCCGCTGTCGTTGTGCGTCCACACCACGCCCTCGTGCCGCTGGGAGACCGCCAGGCCACTGGACTCGCGGATGCGCGGGTCCTCCAGACGGAAGCGGATCTCCGACCCCTCGGGGGCACGCTCCGCCGCCTCCTCCGGCGTGACCGGGGGCGCCGGGATGGCGGCGAGTGCGACACCGGGTGTCGCGGAGAGCACCGCGCACACGATGGGGAGGGCGAGCACGGTGCGTTTCCACATGTCCGCTATCTTCCCACCGACCCGGGGTCGCCATGGCTTTGGATGCACGCCTTGTGGGCATGTTCCGCTTACGACATGCGCCCGAGGCGAGAGGAAGACCATGCGAATCGTCGCCTGCCTGAACGGTGACCGCCGTCCGGGTGCGCATCCCGCTCTGCCGATCTCCGCGGACCAGGTCGCCGAGGATGCCCGCGCGGCCGTGGCCAGCGGGGCGGACGAGATCCATGTCCACCCGCGCGACAAGCGGGGCGCCGAAGCACTGGAGCCCCAGGTCCTCACCCCGCTGCTGGAGCGGCTGCGGGCGGCCGTCCCCGACGTGCCGATCAGTGTGACCACCGCCCTGTCCGCCGAGCCGGACCCGTGGCGGCGCTACGACGTGGTGCAGCGCTGGGGCGCGCTGCCGGACTCGGCCACGGTGAACCTGCACGAGCCCGGGTCGGTGGAGGTCGCGCGGCTGCTGATCGACCGCCGGGTGCTGGTGGAGGCCGGTGTGTGGACGGTCGAGGCGGCGCGCATCCTGGCCGCCAGCGGCCTGGCGTCGGAGTTCACCACGGTTCTCATCGAACCGACGCAGGCCACGACGGAGGCGGCGCTGGACAACGCGTCGGCCATCACCCGCATCCTCGACCGCGCCGGGATCAGGCTGCCCCGCCTACTGCACGGGCAGGACGACACGGCCTGGCCGGTGCTCGACGCCGCGATCGAACAGGGCTACGACATCCGCATCGGGCTGGAGGACACCCTGCGCGCCCCGGACGGCGCGGAGGCGGCGGACAACGCCGACCTGGTCTCCCACGCGGTGGCCCGTGTCGCCGCCACGGCCTGACCTCCCGCTCTCCCCCGTTGATCCGGGCGACGTGCACCGACCGCGCGGCGTCTTTCGGTGCACGTCGCCCGGATCAACGCGTGGAGGAGTGGCGGGGGTCAGCCGAGCAGGGAGCCGATCACGACGACGAGCATGATCGCCGCGAGCACAACGGGCAGAAGCCAGCGCTGCTTGCGGTTGTTGGTGAGCATGCTCATGGGTCCGGCCTAACTCGTCACGTGCGGGGTGCGTGGGGTCGTTTCAGCCTAACGGCCATGTGGCGACGGTCCGGTACCGGGGAGAGCCGCCGAGGACGCTGTGCACCAGGTGCACCTCCTCGGCCGTCCAGAACGGAGTCGTCATCGACCGCAGGGAAGAGCGGTGTCGGCTGAAATCGGCGGGTGTGCGGCTGCGCGCGAGGGTGAGGTGCGGCACGTAGGGGCGCCGCTCGACCGGGATCCCGGACTTGCGGGCGGCGCGGCGCAGGTCGGCGGCGAGCCGGCCGAGCGCGCCGACGTCCCCTTCGAAGCCCGCCCACAGCACCCGGGCGCGGGTGTCGTTCCCGGGGAAGGTCCCGGCGCCGCGCACCGCGAGCGACAGCGGTTCGTGCCGCCCGACCTCGGCGGCGATGCGCTTCTCCAGGTCGGCCCTGTGCTCGTCGTCGACCTCGCCGAGAAAGACGAGGGTGAGATGCCAGTCCTCGGGCCGGCTCCAGCGCAGTCCGTCACCGTCGGTGCGGACCGCCGCCGCCGCTCGGGCGACGCGCTCCAGTAGAGCGTCCGGGGGATCGATCGCGAGGAAAAGCCGCATCCGTGACCTCCGCCTGGGGGGTACCGCCGCCCGATTCCGGGCGCTGTTGCCGTCTTTGTTCCCACTGTGCGGGAGAAAGTACGGGGGAAGGCACGGTTGCGGAGGTTTCGGTCAGTGCGACCGGCGGCCGGGCTCCGGGTTCGGTGCCACCCGGACGAACGGGCGGCGGGTGGGGGTCAGACGGAGCCGCAACCGCATGCGCTGCGCCAGCAGCGCGGCGACGGCGAGCACGACCACCAGGCTGACCGCGCCGCCGAGGGCGAGGCCGGTGCGGGGGCCGAACACGTCGGCGAGGACGCCCACGATGGGCGCGCCGACCGGCGTCGTCCCGAGGAAGAAGAGCATGTAGATCGCCATGACCCGGCCGCGCATGGTCGGGTCGACGCTGAGCTGGAAGTGGGCGTTGAGCGAGGTGGTCCACGTCATGAACGCCACACCCATGGGGAAGAGCACCAGGACGAACCCCAGGTAACCGGGCATGAGGGAGGCCACCACCTGCAGCGCGCCGAACACGGCCGCCCCGGCGAGGATGACGCGCAGCCGCGGGTGCTCCCGGCGGGCGGCCAGCAGCGCCCCGGTCAGGGCGCCGACGGCGAGGGCGGCGGCCGCGACGCCGTAGGAGGCGGGGCCGGTCTGGAACTCGTTCTTCGTGATGAGCGCGATCTGGTTCTGCACGTTGGCACCGAAGAGCTGGACCAACGCGGTCATGCCGAGGAGGAGCAGCAGGTCGCGGCGGCCGAGGATGTAGGCCAACCCCTCGCGGGTCTGGCCCTTGGCGCGCGGAACCGACTCGGTGACGTGCAGTTCGGCGGGGCGCATCCTGGCCAGGCCGAAGATCACCCCGGCGAACGACACCGCGTTGACGAGGAAGACCACGCCGCTGCCGACTGCGGCGATCATCAGCCCGGCGATGGCGGGCCCGGCGACCCGGCCCAGTTGGAAGCTGGCGCTGTTGAGGGCGACGGCGTTGGGCAGGTCGCGGCGGCCGACCATCTCCTCGACGAAGGTCTGCCGCGCGGGGTTGTCCAGCACGGTGACCAGGCCAAGGCCGAGGGCGAAGAGGTAGACGTGCCACACCTGGACGTGGCCGGCGACGGTGAGGGCGCCGAGCCCCAGGGCGAGCAGGCCCATGGCGGCCTGGGTGGCGATGAGCAGGCGGCGCTTGGACATGCGGTCGACGAGTGTCCCGCCCCACAGGCCCAGCAGCAGCATCGGCAGGAACTGCAGTGCGGTGGTGATGCCGAGCGCGACGCCGCTGCCGCCGCTGAGCGAGAGCACCAGCCAGTCCTGGGCGATGCGCTGCATCCAGGTACCGGTGTTGGAGACGACCTGGCCGTAGGCGAACAGCCGGTAGTTGCGGACGGCCAGCGAGCGGAACATCCCGGTGCGGGGGCCGGGGTCGGCGGCCGCCTCCGCGCCCGCGCCACTGCCCTGGGGGCGGGGTAACCGGGCCTCGTCCGCCGTCTCGGCGGCCGAACCGGAGTCGCCGCCCTCACCCGTGACCGCCGACCCGGATCCCCCTTCCGGCCCGGCGGTCACGCCTGGCTCAGGCGTTCCAGGATCCGCGCGGCCCTGCGCAGCGTCTCCTTGTCCTCCGGGGGCAGTTCGGCGAGGCGCCGCGCCAGCCACACCTCGCGGCTGCGCTGGTCCTCCCGCACCACGTCCCGCCCCGCGTCGGTGAGGTCCACCAGCTGCTGGCGCCGGTCGTCCGGGTGGGGCGTCCGGCGTACCAGCGAGCGCGCCTCCAGCGCCGCGATGATCCGCGTCATCGACGGCGGCTGCACCTTCTCGTGTTCGGCCAGCGCACCCGGCGTCATCTGCCCGTAGCGTGCCAGCGCGAACAGCACGGCGCTCTGCCCGAGCGACAGGCTCGTGTCCGGCCGCTGCGCCCGCAGCCGCCGGGCCAGCCGCCCCACGGCCACCCGCAGCACCGCCGCCAACCCCGCGTCGGTCCTGGTCTGCTGGGAGAGAGGTGATCGATTCATTAGCATCACTCATTACCTTTGCTAACGATATCCCCTCGCGTGCTATTTCCCCCGACACGGCCGGGACGCGGGCACCTACAGCCCGAGGAGGGCGCTGAAGGGCGCCTCGGCGAAGTGGATGACGAAGATGGCGACCACGATCCACAGCAGCGGGCTCAGTTCGCGCCAGCGGCCCTGGACGAGGCGGATGAAGGCGAAGGCGATGAAGGCCGCGCCGATGCCGTTGGCGATCGAGTAGGTGTAGGGCATCACCACGATCGCGAGGAAGGCCGGGATGCCGATGCCCAGGTCGGTGAAGTCGATCCTGGTGACCTGGGTCATCATCATGAAGCCGACCACGACCAGCACCGGGGTGGCCGCCTCGAAGGGGACGAGGCCGACCAGCGGGGTGAAGAACATGGCGACGAAGAACAGCCCGCCGGTGACCATCGGGGCGATCCCGGTGCGCGCGCCCTCGCCGACACCCGCCGCCGATTCGGCGTAGACCGTGTTGACCGACGCCGAGCCGACGCCGCCGAGGATCGTGCCCATCGCGTCGACGACGAGGACCTCGCGGGTGCGCTTCATGTTGCCGTGCTCGTCGGTCAGCCCGGCCTGGTTGGCGACGCCGACCATGGTGCCCATCGTGTCGAAGAAGTCGGCCAGCAGCAGGGTGAACAGCAGCATGACCACGGTGACGACGCCCGCGTTCGCCCAGCTGCCGAGCAGGTCGAAGTTGCCCACCAGGCTCAGGTCCGGCATGGAGACCAGGTCGCCGAGGGAGGTGGGGAGCGCGGGGACCGTGAGCGACCAGCCCGTCTCATCGACGACCGTGCCGTCCGGACCCACGCGCGGGCCGATGCCGCGCAGCACCTCCAGCGCGATGCCCAGGGCGGTCGCGAAGGCGATGCCGATGAGCAGGGCGCCCCTGACCCGGCGCACGATCAGCCCGATCGTCAGCAGCAGCCCCACCACGAACACCAGCACCGGCCAGCCGTCCAGGCCGTCCACACCGAGCTGCAGCGGGGTGCCCTCGCCCGGGCGCACGAAACCGGCGTTGACGAAGCCGATCAGGGCGAGGAACAGGCCCACACCGACGGAGATCGCGCACTTCAGGTCGCCGGGGATCATCGCGAACACGGCGGCCCGGAACCCGGTGAGGACCAGGACCAGCAGGATGACGCCCTCGATGATCAGCAGGCCCATGACGTCGGCCCAGGTCATCACGGGGGCCAGGACGTAGGCGACGATCGCATTGAGGCCCATGCCCGCCGCGATCGCGAACGGGTAGCGGCTGACGACTCCCATGAGCACGCACACGACGCCGGCGACCAGCGCGGTCACCGCCGCGACCTGAGGGATGCCCAGGGTGTCGCCGTTCTTGTCCGGCGCGGTGCCGATGATCAGCGGGTTGAGGACGACGATGTAGGCCATGGCGAAGAAGGTCGCCATGCCCCCGCGGACCTCCCGGGCGAAGTTCGATCCCCGGGCCGACACCTCGAAGTAGGAGTCGAGGCGCGCCTTGAACCCGCCGCCGTGCGCGGAGGGTGACTCTTCTGCTGTGGATCTGGACGGTGCGTTCACGCGGTTGAACCTGCCGTGTTCCGATTAAGTCGAGAAGTTCGCCCTGTTTTGGGCAAGTTACGAGGTCAGCGTAGTTGAAGCTTCGCACGACTTCGGCACCCGGCGGCGCCCCTGCATTCAGAGAAACCTACGAACACCCGGGTTTCGCTGCGGCGGGTGCGACCGGCCGATCGATTAGCCTGAAACCGTGCGTAAACCCCGTCAGCCCGACCCCGACGTCATGGAGAGTGACTACCGCGTACCCACGGCCATCGGCACCGTGGCGTGGGTGGTCGCCCTCGTCGTGCTGGTCGCGATGGGCGACGACCTGCCCGGCGACGAACGCTGGTGGATCTGGGTGTGCGTGGTCGGCATCGTCCTGGGCGTGTTCGCCTTCCTCTACATCCCCCGCCTGCTCCGCAAACGCCAGGAGGCCGAAGAACGCGGTGCGGCCAAGCGCCGCGAGCGCGAGGAGCAGCAGGGTCGACCCGCGCAGGACCCGGCGGGACCGGACTCCACGCGCCCCGACCACCCCTGAACAGGCATGATCGCCGACCCGCGCGATCCCCGATAATGGGCAGGTGTCTGAATCGCCGCACCTCTTCCCGCGCCGCCTCGCCGACCGCCTGCGCCGGACCCTGATCGACGCCGACTACACCGTCTCCGGCGTCCGCGACCGGCTCGGCGACACCGCCGCCCGTGCGCTCGCCCGCGAGCAGTTGGTGCCGGCCCTGCGCGCCACCGGCGGCGAGGAACGGCTGGGCATGCTGCTGCGCCTGTGGTGGCTGCAGGAGCCGATCCCGGAGAAGGCCGCACGCGGCATCCTCCCGGTCGAAGAACTCGTCGCCACCGGGCTGCTGGCCGTGCGCGGCGACGAGGTACGCGCCCTGGTGCACCTGAGCCCCTGGGAGATCGACGAGGGGCAGGGCGGCGACGCCGCGCCGCGCGCCGGCTACGTGGTCTCCGACCCGACCGTGCGCCCCGGCCAGGGCAGCCCCCACTCCGACCACGTGGTGGGCGCCGGCGGGGCCTCGGCCACCCTGTCGGAACTGATCGTGGACGGACCCGTGGACCGGGCGCTGGACCTCGGCACCGGCTGCGGTGTCCAGGCCCTGCACCTGGCCGGCCGCGCCTCCGAGGTCGTCGCGACCGACGTCAACCCGCGCGCCCTGCGCCTCGCCGAGATCAGCTGCGCCCTGTCCGGCCTGGACAACGTGCGCATGCGCGAGGGGTCGCTCTACACCCCGGTCACCGGGCAGCGGTTCGACCTGATCGTGTCCAACCCGCCGTTCGTCATCACCCCGGACTCGGCCCGCTACACCTACCGCGAGTCCGACCTCGACGGGGACGCGGTGTGCGCGGAGATCATCCGCCAGGCGCCCGACCACCTCACCGACGGCGGGTGGATCCAGATCCTGGCGAACTGGCTGCACGTCAAGGACGAGGACTGGCGCGACCGCGTGGGCGGATGGGTCACCGGCACCGGCTGCTCGGGCTGGGTGGTCCAACGCGATGTGCAGGACCCGGCGGAGTACGTGGAGCTGTGGCTGCGTGACTCCTGCGAGCACGGCACCCCCGAGTACACCCGACGCTACGACGCCTGGCTGGACTACTTCGAGCGGGAGGGCGTCACGGGTATCGGCTTCGGCTGGATCTCGGTGCGCAACGACGCCGCCCAGGACGCCGCCGTGCGCGTCGAGGAGCTACGCCACGAGATCGAGCAGCCGGTCGGCCGCTACCTGCCCGACGTGGTCGACGGCGCGATGACCGCGCGCCGCCTGACCGACGCGGCGCTGCTGTCGGCGCACGTCGCACTCGCACCCGACGTCGTCGAGGAGCGGATCGGCGTGCCCGGCGCGCCCGACCCGGAGAAGATCCTGCTGCGGCAGCGCGGCGGCCTGCGCCGAGTGGCCCAGGTCGGCACGGTCGAGGCCGCCCTGGCCAGCGTCTGCGACGGCACCATGCCGGTGGGGCCACTCCTGGACGCGATCGCCGAACTCACCGACCAGGATCCGGCGGCCGTCCGCGCCCGCACCCCCGACGTGCTGCGCTCCCTGATCACCGAGGGCTTCTTCCGCGTCGCCCGCTGACCCCGCCCCGCCCCGCCTCCGCACCGTTGATCTCGGAGATATCGGGGTGAAAACCGACGCTGAGACCGCGATATCTCCATCTCCGAGATCAACGGAAGGCGGGGTGCGGGCTCAGTCGAGGTCGGACTCGGCGAGCAGGGCGGGCGCCTCGGCAGGGGCGCGGAGGACGGCGGCGATGAGGTGGCGCTGCGGCCAGCGGTCGGCGGTCCAGCACAGGGCGCGGGCCAGGCCGTCGGTGGTGGAGGCGTGTAGGGAGCCGCCGGTGCACCGCCACTCCACGCCGACGCCGTCGACGAGGAGTTCGTCGTGGTGCAGGTAGGTGTGCACCTCCGCGTCGAGGAAGAGGGCGACCTCCTCTGGCACCGGGCGGATCTCGCCCGCCGAGGTGACGCTGCCCGCGACCACCTCGCTGGCCAGGGCGATGTCCAGGACGTCGGCCATCGCGACCGCGTGCTCGGCCGGGACGAGGACGACGGGCCGGTCCGCCAGGAGCGGCAGCAGGTCGGGCGCGTCGACGACCGCGGTCTCCTCCGGGTCGGCGACCACGATCGCGCCGCCGCGCACCGCCCGCACCCGCTCGGGCGGGGAAACGTGGTCGGGGTCGACCGTGGCGATCGCCGTCCAGATCTCGCGCAGTGCCTGCCGCTCGACATGGCGCTTCGGGTCGGCCAGGCGTTCCAGCAGGTCGTCGGGGCCGTCCGGTTCGGCCATCAGCCCCTCCAAGCCGGCCCGGACGCCGATCGCCCTGGCGAAGGCCGGGTCCAGGCCGTCGGGGGCGGGGTCGTACAGCCCCTGCAGGGCGGGGTCGGCGTCGCGGGTACGCAGCTCCACCGGGCAGCGCCCGTCGAGCAGCGCGCCGGTGCGCAGCCACCAGGCCGTGTAGGAGGGGATGTCGACCACCCGGCCGTCGGCGCCCAGCACCCGGGCCGGTTCGGTCACCGCGGCGCGGGTGCCCGGCCCGGCCAGCAGCTCCAGCGCCTGCGGCCAGCGGTCCTCACGGACGAACTCCAGGTCGGCGACGCCGACGAGCTCGGGCACGACCGGCGGGACGTCGGTGCCGCCCACCCGCTCGGCGGCCTCCTCCGCCCACTCCTCCAGGCCGTCCAGCGGAAGGTCGCCGTGGTCGAGCGCCCCGCCCAGGGTGATGTCCTCGGCCCGCACGAGGTGGAAGGAGTCGAGCACGCCGACGGCGCGCAGCGCGTCGGACCCGTGGCGCGCCACCGCTTCGGCGGCGACGACCCCGAAGGGCGCGTCGTCGGTGAGGATGTCCAGCAGCGGGCTGTCGGGCAGCAGCAGCTCACCGGCGACCGAGTAGCCGCCCTCGTCGTCCGGGAGGGCGAGCTCGGCCAGCCAGGGTTCGTCGGCACTGGTGATCCCTGCCGCCGTCACCAGTTCGAGTACGGCGGCCGCGATCGCCTCGGGGTCGTCGGCCTCCAGGGAGTTCTCCACGGCGGCGCGCGTCTGCGCGTCGGTGAGCACCGCGGCCTCGTTGGCCTCGACGGCGCCGAGCCGGGTCAGCAGCGGGTCGACGGCCTCGGGGTGCACGATGCGCAGGCCGAGCGGGTCCAGGGTGTGCCGGTCGGCCCCGACGGCCTCCTCGGCGCCGTACAGGTCGGAGAGGTCGCCGACGGGGACGAGCAGCGAGCGCGGACCGCGCACCCGTCGGCCGTCGGCCAGCGGAACCGGCAGCGCCCCCAGGTCGCCCAGGTCGGCGCCCTGCCGCCCGGCGGCGCGCAGTGCCGCGTACAGCCGCGCCCACCAGCTCGGTTCGCGGTCGAGGTCGGCGAGCAGGTCGGCGAGTTCGGCAAGGCCGACGCGGCGCACCCGCAGCTGGGTCAGGCCGGGGTGGCGCGGGTTCCAGTGGCCGGGGAGCGCGGTGCGCACCAGTTCGCCGACCACGGCGGTGACCTCCGTACCGCCTTCCAAGAGGACGGCGTCGCGCGGGCGCACGGGTTCGCCCTCGCTGGTGCGGAGGAAGGGGGTGTCGGGCAGGGTCTTGGCGACATGGGCGCGGAATCCGGCGTCGAACTCGCTGCGGCCCAGTGCGGCGGCGGGGACGAGGTCCAGGGCGGCGCGGGCGTCGAAGGCGCAGAGCAGTTCGCAGTAGGCCTCGGCCGCCTCGCCGGTGAGCATCTCGGTGGCCGGGCCGGGGGCGATGCGGCGGCGGTCGGGCGAGAGCGGGAAGGTCCCGATGAGCAGGGCGGGCAGGTCGAGCCCGTCGTCGCTGGGGGTGGGCGCGTGCACGACCCGCCGCACCCCGGCGGGGAGGTCGGCGACGTGGCCGTCGGGGGTCACGGCGGCGGCCCAGGTCAGCGTCCAGTCGAGGCGGGCGC
This window contains:
- a CDS encoding solute carrier family 23 protein; its protein translation is MNAPSRSTAEESPSAHGGGFKARLDSYFEVSARGSNFAREVRGGMATFFAMAYIVVLNPLIIGTAPDKNGDTLGIPQVAAVTALVAGVVCVLMGVVSRYPFAIAAGMGLNAIVAYVLAPVMTWADVMGLLIIEGVILLVLVLTGFRAAVFAMIPGDLKCAISVGVGLFLALIGFVNAGFVRPGEGTPLQLGVDGLDGWPVLVFVVGLLLTIGLIVRRVRGALLIGIAFATALGIALEVLRGIGPRVGPDGTVVDETGWSLTVPALPTSLGDLVSMPDLSLVGNFDLLGSWANAGVVTVVMLLFTLLLADFFDTMGTMVGVANQAGLTDEHGNMKRTREVLVVDAMGTILGGVGSASVNTVYAESAAGVGEGARTGIAPMVTGGLFFVAMFFTPLVGLVPFEAATPVLVVVGFMMMTQVTRIDFTDLGIGIPAFLAIVVMPYTYSIANGIGAAFIAFAFIRLVQGRWRELSPLLWIVVAIFVIHFAEAPFSALLGL
- a CDS encoding MarR family winged helix-turn-helix transcriptional regulator, with protein sequence MNRSPLSQQTRTDAGLAAVLRVAVGRLARRLRAQRPDTSLSLGQSAVLFALARYGQMTPGALAEHEKVQPPSMTRIIAALEARSLVRRTPHPDDRRQQLVDLTDAGRDVVREDQRSREVWLARRLAELPPEDKETLRRAARILERLSQA
- a CDS encoding DUF2530 domain-containing protein → MRKPRQPDPDVMESDYRVPTAIGTVAWVVALVVLVAMGDDLPGDERWWIWVCVVGIVLGVFAFLYIPRLLRKRQEAEERGAAKRREREEQQGRPAQDPAGPDSTRPDHP
- a CDS encoding DUF7059 domain-containing protein, encoding MSESPHLFPRRLADRLRRTLIDADYTVSGVRDRLGDTAARALAREQLVPALRATGGEERLGMLLRLWWLQEPIPEKAARGILPVEELVATGLLAVRGDEVRALVHLSPWEIDEGQGGDAAPRAGYVVSDPTVRPGQGSPHSDHVVGAGGASATLSELIVDGPVDRALDLGTGCGVQALHLAGRASEVVATDVNPRALRLAEISCALSGLDNVRMREGSLYTPVTGQRFDLIVSNPPFVITPDSARYTYRESDLDGDAVCAEIIRQAPDHLTDGGWIQILANWLHVKDEDWRDRVGGWVTGTGCSGWVVQRDVQDPAEYVELWLRDSCEHGTPEYTRRYDAWLDYFEREGVTGIGFGWISVRNDAAQDAAVRVEELRHEIEQPVGRYLPDVVDGAMTARRLTDAALLSAHVALAPDVVEERIGVPGAPDPEKILLRQRGGLRRVAQVGTVEAALASVCDGTMPVGPLLDAIAELTDQDPAAVRARTPDVLRSLITEGFFRVAR